The following DNA comes from Cucumis sativus cultivar 9930 chromosome 7, Cucumber_9930_V3, whole genome shotgun sequence.
TGGTCTACAGGTATGaacaaaagttaattttacCTCTTTACCCCACTACTCTATATTTATGATTGGCCTTTCTCCCTTGCACTAAACTATACTAAAGCGTTTTGGGCCCAAAACATAGTTAGTGGTTGGAATATCTGTTGGTTTAGACACAGTCCAAGCAAAACAAACAACCCATGTATAATTTTTCATGGGGTAATTGCATTGGGATTGTGCAGCACTTTTTAGGGATAATAGTTAATTGTATGACTAGcaatatttattaagaattacaaatataatagaaCTTATTAACTTTAGATTCAATGGTTGGTAGACCTCTACGAGTATGGTCTATCAATAGACTCCTACTAatagattttcaaaattaagtaaattttgttatttgtgtaAGAAGGTATTGAGGTTCAAAAGTTCACTCTGCCATTTTCTGTTAACaaaacaattcaaacacaGCTGTCTCGTACAAAGGAATACGCTGGCCTTCATCACAGGACTTGTGAAATAAATGGAGGCAGAAAAGAAGGATTATGCTTTCCATTAACCTACTGCTGAATGTGAAATCCAACGAACTCATCTGATCATGAGTATTATTTCATggtaaaacttttttaaaatggtgcTTCTCATTCAGCCCTGCAAAGAGTTCTCATTTCTGCACACTCAACGACTCGTCAACCGGGTGCCAGTGTCTGTTCAAGAACCAATGAGTATCAGCTTCAACTGCATATCCATCTTGATTCCTGCTCCAACTGAAATACGCATGAGTTCTGTTCATTATATCAAATATGGCATGCCCAAAGCTTGCTTCACGATACGCCGAGTACGCAGGTTGTGGCTCCGTCATACTGCATTACGAAAAAAATTGAGAGTTTATGGTTTATGGTATGAAGAAGCAGGAACCCATTTGTAGGAGTAGGATATAAAATGAGATATTGAAGTTACTTGGTTGCTAGGCCTTCAAGGTTTCCTCCATCACCTATTGTTATGTATACAGGTGCAGATTGATCTTTCACTGGAGTACAATGGCCATTCACGATGTTGTATGCAACATTTGAAATTCTTTCCTGCGTTTAGCATAAGATAACTGTCCCGTGTTACCAATAGCGAATGAAAATCTTGTACCATACAAAAGAACATAAAGATAGAATTTggttccaaaacaaaattccaaCTCAAAAGACTTGATCAAATTCTTTGAGTTTTTCTCATATTGATCTACAGATTATAATGAACAAACAGTGGTAGGATTGGAAGGAATGGTTAAGAGAAAGCGCTTACAGATCTTTCATAAGCATGGACATGGCCAGCAAAGACGACGTCAACTTTGTATTGTACAAACCATGACTCATACATTACTCGCATTGTTTCTCCTTCCATGTAGTGATAGTTGTAGCTGTTGTACCACGGGGAATGCATAAGAACAATTAACCATGGTGTTTCACTTCTGTTAACTTTCGGTAGCTCTGCTTCAAGCCATTCGTATTGAGGAGTGTATTTACCTAAACATATCatgaaatgaaacaaaagtttgtttgaaaaactattttcacaCATTAAAGGtagaaagaaatcaaatgaaagGTGTTCAGTCATTTGGAGAACTAACAACCAAAAACGAACCTGTTTAGTAATCAtttcgtttttaaattttaactttaaaattttaaacctaTAAACATTCCTTCCCACTTTAAATTACCAAGTTCTAAAcactaaagaaaaaagaaaaaaatagttttaaaaaacatgtatttgtttttggaatttgactaagaattcaactcttttacttgaaataaatgaaaaccatgataaaaaattgagagaaaatatGTGTAATTTTTCAGAAACCGAGAACCAAAATGGTTACGAAATGAATAATTCATAACAACGTTACAATGGAGCAAACCAGATTTTGCTTAAATGtaagaataataagaaaggTTTTATAAGACATTACCTACATGattttatcataaatcaaAAACAATGAAGAATCTTCTCAGAATAGTGATAAAACTAAAGGAAGCGTTTACCATAAGCTGAATATGAAGCCAAGACTATGATGTATGCTGGACCTCTCTTGATTGAGTACCAAAAAGGAGCTGTGCTCCCAGATGCTTTATAAGGGACATGATATCGGTTAGTAAATGGCTTGAAAGGCTCGGTCTCACCCTGCAAGAGaaatatgaaacattttgactaaagaatagaaaaaactaatcCAAGATTTGCTCCCACTTGAGCCATTTGAATACTTACAATTTCTGGgacaaaatcaatttcatgATTTCCTGCAGTCCATATCCAAGGCTGATAGGCGATGATTCTCTCTGTGAATCTTCCCCATGTATCCCACCGTACATTGTCATGGAATGGATAGTTGTCAGCATAAGAGAGATCTCCAACAAATAGCACTGCTTTTCCTTTATGCGGGTTTCGTTCGTAGTGTGTCAGTGTTACATTTGAATCAAAACTCTGGCCAAGATCCCCTGCAGATGACATTAAAAGCAAGACAATGGACGTGCCAATTGGATAGTTAAGCCGGAATTCAactggaaaaacaaaaaacacgaCTGTGGCATCGAAAATTAACTCACCTATGACACCAAATGTATAGGGAACGTCGGGACCGACTTCTGGAGGAGTGACAAACCAGAATGTTCTTGGAGAGTACCCAATTCCGATTTCATAGTAGTATTTGGTGTCATACTGCCAAAAggtaaataatattattttctgtCAGTGAATTCAGAATTtctaaagtttaattataCAAGAGAAGCCTTAACCGATAATGTGGATTGAATTGTCTATACCTTTAAGTTTTTAATGGTACAGTGATGAATGTAACCAGAAGTGTAATTATAGAACTTGTAAGTATATACTTTTCCAAAGGCCTGTTTCTTTTCCTTGCTTTTCTCACTCCAATACAATACTTCATTTGATCCTGGTTTATTTGGAGTGACCCATGAAACAATCACTGCCTTCCCTTCATGATCTCCTTGTGTGATATGAACCTTTAACATATTCAAAGCATCCAATAACCGACCAGATGggacaagaaagaaaaaaagttaaacagTGGTAACTCACGTGCAGTCATTAGATCTtcaaagaagataaaacaaaaacaaaaaaagaacaataggCAACCAAGATCGAACTTGAAATGGATTTCGATGAATTCTTGTTCATATGAGCTAAGTAATAAACATTCCTGTATAGAATATTAAGGTTGTTCgaaacaactttcattaagaaagaaatgaaacatagaaaaaaacCATGTTCACAAAAGGAGACATTCCTCAACAGGAAAGGACTCTAGTTATGTAAAATAATGgctatagaataatttttcaaGGGTCTTGAGAATAGAAGCTCACAAAGAAACACATTGTAATCTATCattttaagcttttggattcAATCATATCAAAATAGTACGTcctatttttcaaactgtCCAAtacaagtttcttttttacatatatattgataGCGACTCATTGGATATCGCGATAATATTCAAGTCCataggagaaagaagaaatactaaatataatacactacaagaagaaagaatgatgaagaaagaagaaatggaaaatttaaGGAGAAAAAGACCTGCTGGGGAGCATTAAAACCAGGAGGAACAGCAAAAACATCACTGTCAAGAGGCATATCCACAGTTTTCTCAACCTTCCTCATAAACTGTCCTGTTTTACCTCCATAACACACCTCCACTCCATTCAAAACCATAACCAAAACAGCAATAACTAcaacaaaagaagaacaagaaaaccCCGCAACGCTCATCTTCTCCTCTATTCTCATGGCGATTCCCAAATCTAAATCTGAAACTTGAATCCCCTCCCTCCCTATTTATAACCCACAAatccaattaaaatatatcctCAAAATAACacaacaaaagtttaaaaaatctcCAAAGATAAGTCAATGGTGATGGTGAATCGTACCCCACATCTAAGTCCACTGTCAGAGCGCTTGATCCGATTACTGAGAGTTCCCATTTGAAAAACTGGAGAGACCCATTATGGCATATTCCCATTTGACTTCTTGGGTGCCCTTTGATTCCATGAAATTTGATCAGAGAAAActccatttcttctcatttccatattattattttttccatctCGGCGTCTTTTTCATCTTACTTCATCTTGGAGGTCCCATCGGttgtataaatgaatttggaTAACGACATGCTTATAAAATTATCTGATAATtctaagtttgattttaatatgcactttaatttaactttttggaTTGACAGCAACGTACCATTTGTTTACAAATGTCCTGATATCATGACGAGATTCTACATTATAGTTTATTGAAGATTGAAATataagatttatttgaaatttgttcaCACGTCTTTTAGTAAaccttaaatttgttattgaacttaattcttttttaaattgaatacattttttaaatttttactaaaaatactaatgaaaaatgaaaaaaaaaatctataataaaTTAGCATATGAACTAGatttaaaagttattgaaagtctaacaaataaaatttgaaatttgaaaatattaattgaaaaaacaagaagaatcaaaataccattttaatattttatttatttcattttttataagttcaaattttattttatcattttagtcCTACACCTTTCAAAGCATCAATTGAGAATATTCCATATAAATGTTGATCTCACATATGTTTAGCCTAACCCTATAAGTAAACAAAGGCTGAGGCTAATGAATAGAGAATGGTAATCTTGAAGCCTTTTGTTGATTTATGTCTAACTAATTGGAAGCTTTTCATTCCTATCCCCAAATGTTTTCGAGATCGTTTTGTAGAGATTTTATTGTCTCGccaattttcacaaataattgTCCATTTAGCTTTTACAAAAGGTCAATTAACACAGTGTGTTCTTATTATAGTGGTCACGAATAATTGTCCTAATACTCATCTTGTCATTGATCATTAATCATTGAAATTAAAGTTCACCTTCCAAAGCTCGTGAAGAGAATGAGAACTAATGTCGATGTTCTAGAGTGAATACTAATGAATTATTTATCAACGACTTAAACGAGAAGGTGATTCAATTCGAACAAATGGAATCTAGCTATCAAACTATTAgggtttgtaatttttgtattgaaagTTTACTGCATCATAATAATGACGGAAAATATATTGAATGCAAGCTTTCCTTTTGTGTGTGTAACTAAATACAAACACAAAAGGTGTAGCAAAGCAGTgatggaagaaaatatatatccaAAAGAGTAGTTTACAACAAACTTTAattgaatagaaaaaacaaaagtatatacTAACATTTGCGTCTAATTAGGGACTAATCAATCCCTAAGTTTATGgccaaatgaataaataaacgTTATTCTCGTTAAAGAACGATTGCCACGTTTAATAACGAACTAACTGAAAATGGTGGGAAACACGCCGCCACATGTCCTTGTTTCGTTGGTGGATGATATCACCtgatgtaattttcttttgaatctaCGGTCCTAAATCGCCGTTCTTCGAAATACCTGAGCTTTGAAATTGTCCTTTAAAATCCACCGGTAGAGCCACCGTGAAACCTCCCggtaatcttttttttttttttaacttttgttaagTAATGGATCGGAATTTCTTCTTATTCGCTGTGATCACCGCCGTCACCGCCACCCTCTGCTCATCGGAACCTTTAGTTTCACAGCATTCTGTTGAACATGACGGTGATCCGTTGATTCGTCAAGTTGTTGAAAACGACGGCGATTTCAATCATCACGCTCTTGGAGCAGAGCACCATTTTTCGCTCTTCAAGCGAAGGTTCGGGAAATCATACGCCACTGAGGAAGAACACGATCGTAGGTTCAAGATCTTCAAGGCTAATATGCGACGAGCAGAACGCCATCAATCATTTGATCCCTCTGCCATTCATGGCGTCACTCAGTTTTCCGATTTGACACCTTTTGAATTTCGGAAGGCATTCCTAGGACTCCGAGGTCATCGCCTCCGGCTTCCTGTTGATACGAACGCGGCTCCGATTCTTCCTACCGAGAATCTTCCGATTGATTTTGATTGGAGACAACACGGTGGTGTAACTCGTGTGAAAAATCAGGTATTGTGCTAGCTAGCTgcagaaattttaaattaattcttctctttaattaattgcaATCTTTCAAGTTTTGGGTGTGTGTTTTGATTCTTGTTCATGATCGGTATGCACATGATCTATACTGGAATAGGGATCTTGCGGTTCCTGCTGGAGTTTTAGTACAACCGGTGCCCTTGAAGGTGCCAACTTCCTTGCTACAGGGGAACTTGTTAGCTTAAGCGAACAGCAGCTCGTAGATTGTGATCACGAGGTTTCATTtctcctctcttcttttcttttctttttttttttttttaattatttcaagtGAAACTAAAGGCCTGTTTGAATTCacttcaatttgtttttcaaagtCGAACCAAACATACTTTTTAACCAATTCTGCAGTGTGATCCAGAGGAAGAAGATGCATGTGACTCAGGTTGCAATGGAGGTCTAATGAACAGTGCATTTGAATACACATTAAAAGCTGGAGGTTTAATGAAGGAACAAGATTATCCCTACGCCGGAATTGATCGTAATACATGCAACTTTGATAAATCCAAGATTGCTGCCTCTATTGCCAGT
Coding sequences within:
- the LOC101211612 gene encoding purple acid phosphatase 2 isoform X2, whose protein sequence is MWDLDLGIAMRIEEKMSVAGFSCSSFVVVIAVLVMVLNGVEVCYGGKTGQFMRKVEKTVDMPLDSDVFAVPPGFNAPQQVHITQGDHEGKAVIVSWVTPNKPGSNEVLYWSEKSKEKKQAFGKVYTYKFYNYTSGYIHHCTIKNLKYDTKYYYEIGIGYSPRTFWFVTPPEVGPDVPYTFGVIGDLGQSFDSNVTLTHYERNPHKGKAVLFVGDLSYADNYPFHDNVRWDTWGRFTERIIAYQPWIWTAGNHEIDFVPEIGETEPFKPFTNRYHVPYKASGSTAPFWYSIKRGPAYIIVLASYSAYGKYTPQYEWLEAELPKVNRSETPWLIVLMHSPWYNSYNYHYMEGETMRVMYESWFVQYKVDVVFAGHVHAYERSERISNVAYNIVNGHCTPVKDQSAPVYITIGDGGNLEGLATNMTEPQPAYSAYREASFGHAIFDIMNRTHAYFSWSRNQDGYAVEADTHWFLNRHWHPVDESLSVQK
- the LOC101211612 gene encoding purple acid phosphatase 2 isoform X3, producing MGTLSNRIKRSDSGLRCGVHITQGDHEGKAVIVSWVTPNKPGSNEVLYWSEKSKEKKQAFGKVYTYKFYNYTSGYIHHCTIKNLKYDTKYYYEIGIGYSPRTFWFVTPPEVGPDVPYTFGVIGDLGQSFDSNVTLTHYERNPHKGKAVLFVGDLSYADNYPFHDNVRWDTWGRFTERIIAYQPWIWTAGNHEIDFVPEIGETEPFKPFTNRYHVPYKASGSTAPFWYSIKRGPAYIIVLASYSAYGKYTPQYEWLEAELPKVNRSETPWLIVLMHSPWYNSYNYHYMEGETMRVMYESWFVQYKVDVVFAGHVHAYERSERISNVAYNIVNGHCTPVKDQSAPVYITIGDGGNLEGLATNMTEPQPAYSAYREASFGHAIFDIMNRTHAYFSWSRNQDGYAVEADTHWFLNRHWHPVDESLSVQK
- the LOC101211612 gene encoding purple acid phosphatase 2 isoform X1 — protein: MWGREGIQVSDLDLGIAMRIEEKMSVAGFSCSSFVVVIAVLVMVLNGVEVCYGGKTGQFMRKVEKTVDMPLDSDVFAVPPGFNAPQQVHITQGDHEGKAVIVSWVTPNKPGSNEVLYWSEKSKEKKQAFGKVYTYKFYNYTSGYIHHCTIKNLKYDTKYYYEIGIGYSPRTFWFVTPPEVGPDVPYTFGVIGDLGQSFDSNVTLTHYERNPHKGKAVLFVGDLSYADNYPFHDNVRWDTWGRFTERIIAYQPWIWTAGNHEIDFVPEIGETEPFKPFTNRYHVPYKASGSTAPFWYSIKRGPAYIIVLASYSAYGKYTPQYEWLEAELPKVNRSETPWLIVLMHSPWYNSYNYHYMEGETMRVMYESWFVQYKVDVVFAGHVHAYERSERISNVAYNIVNGHCTPVKDQSAPVYITIGDGGNLEGLATNMTEPQPAYSAYREASFGHAIFDIMNRTHAYFSWSRNQDGYAVEADTHWFLNRHWHPVDESLSVQK
- the LOC101217613 gene encoding cysteine protease RD19A; its protein translation is MDRNFFLFAVITAVTATLCSSEPLVSQHSVEHDGDPLIRQVVENDGDFNHHALGAEHHFSLFKRRFGKSYATEEEHDRRFKIFKANMRRAERHQSFDPSAIHGVTQFSDLTPFEFRKAFLGLRGHRLRLPVDTNAAPILPTENLPIDFDWRQHGGVTRVKNQGSCGSCWSFSTTGALEGANFLATGELVSLSEQQLVDCDHECDPEEEDACDSGCNGGLMNSAFEYTLKAGGLMKEQDYPYAGIDRNTCNFDKSKIAASIASFSVVNSIDEDQIAANLVKNGPLAIAINAVFMQTYIGGVSCPFICSKRLDHGVLLVGYGSAGYAPIRMRDKDYWIIKNSWGESWGENGYYKICRGRNICGVDSLVSTVAAVHIHHHSSSIASARAQ